The Geothrix oryzae DNA window GGTATGGGCGCCGTGGTGTTCTTCGATGCCATGAACGACCGCGTGAAGCCCATCACCTTCACCTGGGACCGCGTCATCGCGCTGGACGGCGACACCGGGCCTTATGTGCAGTACGCCCATGCCCGCATCCTCAGCGTCCTGCGCAAGGCCGGCGGCGATTGGGCGATGAAGGCACAGGTCCACTCGGCGCATGGCCCCTTCCTTTCCTACCCGGACGCGCAGCTTCCCAGCCCGCTCAGCGGCCTGGATGCACCCGAAGCCCAATCCCTGCTCTTCGAGCTGGCGGGCCTGCCGGGGGCCGTGGCCGCAGTGGCGGACGGCTGCATGGCCACGCCGCTCGCGCGTCAGCTGGTGGCCGTGGCGCGCTCCTTCAGCGGCTTCTATACCAATTGCCCCATCCTGGCCCCGGAAAACGCCCCCGAGGTCCGCGAGGCCCGGCTCGCCCTGTGCGTCGCCACCGCCCGCGCCCTCCGCCAGGGGCTCTTCCTCATGGGCATCCAGGCCCCCGACGAGATGTAGGAGATTCCATGACCAAGTATGTGTTCGTAACGGGCGGCGTGCTGAGCTCTCTGGGCAAGGGGATCGCCGCGGCCAGTCTGGGGGCGCTGCTGGAGGCCCGAGGGCTGAAGGTCACGCTCATGAAGATGGACCCCTACCTCAATGTGGACCCGGGCACCATGTCGCCCTTCCAGCACGGCGAGGTCTTCGTCACGGACGACGGCGCCGAGACCGACCTGGACCTGGGCCACTACGAGCGGTTCACCTCGGTGCCCACCACGCAGAACCACACCATCACCACGGGCCGCATCTACAACACGGTGATCCAGAAGGAACGCCGCGGCGACTACCTGGGCAAGACCGTGCAGGTGATCCCCCACATCACGGACGAGATCAAGGCCGTGATGAAGAAGGTCGCCAAGGACATGGATGTGGTGATCGTGGAGATCGGCGGCACCGTGGGCGACATCGAGAGCCAGCCCTTCCTCGAGGCCATCCGCCAGTTCAAGCTCGAGGCCGGCCTGGATTCCCAGATGAAGGCCAACGCCATCAACATGCACCTCACCTTCGTGCCCTACATCAAGGCGGCGGGCGAGCTGAAGTCGAAGCCCACCCAGCACAGCGTGAAGGAGCTGCGGGCCCTGGGCATCCAGCCCGATGTCCTGCTCTGCCGCGCCGAACAGGACATTCCCCGCGACCTGAAGGACAAGATCGCCCTGTTCTGCTCCGTCACGCCGGACGCGGTGTTCAGCTGCCGGGACGCCCACTCCATCTACGAAGTGCCGCTGAACCTGCACCTCGAAGGGCTGGACGCCAAGGCCGCGGCCCTCCTCGGGCTCGGGGAGAAGGAACCCGATCTGAGCGCCTGGCAGAGCCTGCTCCGCCGCATCCGCAATCCCAAGGGCAGCGTGCGCATCGGCGTGGTGGGCAAGTATGTGGAGTTCAAGGAGAGCTACAAGAGCCTCATCGAGGCCCTGCATCATGCCGGCT harbors:
- a CDS encoding CTP synthase; this encodes MTKYVFVTGGVLSSLGKGIAAASLGALLEARGLKVTLMKMDPYLNVDPGTMSPFQHGEVFVTDDGAETDLDLGHYERFTSVPTTQNHTITTGRIYNTVIQKERRGDYLGKTVQVIPHITDEIKAVMKKVAKDMDVVIVEIGGTVGDIESQPFLEAIRQFKLEAGLDSQMKANAINMHLTFVPYIKAAGELKSKPTQHSVKELRALGIQPDVLLCRAEQDIPRDLKDKIALFCSVTPDAVFSCRDAHSIYEVPLNLHLEGLDAKAAALLGLGEKEPDLSAWQSLLRRIRNPKGSVRIGVVGKYVEFKESYKSLIEALHHAGYGLETHVDLKWIEAEELENQDPATFLQDCQGILVPGGFGVRGTRGMIKSIQYAREHRIPFFGICLGMQMASVEFARNVAGLDGADSTEFDDAPKHKIIFKLRELVDVEELGGTMRLGAYPCRLAPESQAATAYGATEISERHRHRYEFNHEYKKALEDKGLVFTGMSPDGVFVEIVELKDHPYFLACQFHPEFKSRPLNPHPLFTAFVKASAQARG